Below is a window of Fulvitalea axinellae DNA.
ATCGTCAACCAATCGCTTCCCGTCCGGATTTTTCTCATGCAAGATATAATCCATGATCACTTCACCATCTTCCTCGGACTCGGCCACTATGGCCCCATCGGACCAAATCCCCAACCTTTTGGCTACGAACTTCATGTCCCGATTCATATTCGATTGATTATAGTCAAATATCTTCTCCAACAACACGTCCGCCTGCTCTCTCAGCTTTTGGTACTCTTGAAACGTCATAAAAATCGCGCTATATATTTTTAAATATTTCCATATAACAGAAACTCGCCTCCTCTTCGACCATGAAAAGAAGGCGAGTTTCTTTTTCCACCTAAAATCAGGTTTCCTATTTCTTCAGAATAGTAAACTCAACCCTACGGTTTAGTTTTCTGGTTTCTTCGGATTTGTTCGATGCAACAGGACGGTTACTTCCGTAGCCTTTCGCTTTAACGCGTCTCTTTTCTATTCCTTGCTCCACCAAGTATCGCTTTACCCTGTCGGCGCGGTCTTGCGAGAGTTTCATCTTCAATTTCGCCGTACCGTTACTGTCAGTATGCCCGCCTATCTCGATGACCATATCCTTGTTTTCCTCCATCAGCCTTACGACTTCATTCAACGCCTCTTTCGAACCTTTGAGAAATTGATCCGAAGCGCGAGAGAACAATACATTCTCAAGCTTAACCACAGAACCCACCGTGATCGGCTTCAGCGCAAGTGCCCTTTCCGTTTTCCCCTTGGTTACAAGAATGGAAGAATGAGCCACCATATAACCGTCAGCCACAGCTTCAACCTCGATTTCGCCTTCTGTCTCACGAGAAAGCAAAAATGCTCCGCTTCCGGTCGGCGTCAAAACTTCACCGTTAACGCTAACTTTTGCTCCGGCAATGTCGTTTCCGTTGGTTTCGTCACGCAAGCGCAAGAGGACATTGCATTTCGGACCTTCTGGCACCGCAGGTTCCGCTACAGGCCGAACAGGTTTGGCAGGCACTTCCGGCGTCTCTGGTTGGGTAGCAGGTTCTGGTGTTTCCACAACAGCGACAGGTGTCGGAACCGCCACAATTTCCGGTTTGACAGGAACTTCTACATTGGCTTCCAAAACAGCTCGCTCAGCCACTTGCTTAGGTGCTGGGCCAATATCTTGAACTTTGATCCGCTTAATATCGCCGTAACCGTGGCTATCAGTAGTTGACACATACCAGGCCGTCTCTCCGTCAGGACCAATGAGATATGAGTACTCACGTCCGGCAGAATTTACTTTCTCTCCAAGGTTTTGAGGCTTGGTCCAATTAGTCCAAGAATCGTCAAGCCTTTCCGTTTTGAAGATATCGTAACTCCCGAAACCACCATGTCCATTGCTGGCGAAATAGAGCGTTTTATTGTCGGCGGCCAAATACGGCGTCATCTCCTGATAACCCGAGTTGACCGTCATACCCAAGTTTTTAGGATCGCTCCACTTTCCGTTTTTGAAGAACGAAACATAAAGGTCTTCGGCACCATAGCTTCCATACGACTGCATCGACAACAACATCACTTTTCCATCATGAGAAACGGATCCGTTCAGTTGGTCAGCGTCGTTTTTCATTGTTGGAAAATCCAAATCGCTTGGCGCCCCCCATGACCTTCCTTTGGATTTTGAAACAGAAATCCCTTCCGACCGGCCATTATTCTTGCCGTATTTATAGGCCAGATACATTTTTTTTCCGTCAGGAGAAAAGCCCAAAACCTGGTTTTCGGACTTGTTGTTCACCTTCCCGCCGAGCTGTTTCGCCGGGCTTGGGTTTCCTTTTTCGTCCAGCTCCACATACCAAACATCACCTTTGTCTTTTCCCCCGCCCTTGTTGTCAGGGTGATAAAGTCTTGTGAAATACAATCGGGATCCGTCCGGCGAAAAACACGGATACCGCTCGTCGAATGGGCTGTTAACGGCGGGCCCCAACTTCTCCACCGCCCTGCGCTGGGCTTTGGCTGGCAACACAAAAAACACGGTCAAGGCCACAACCCAGGCCTTCAATATCTCAACTCGTCTTATCATCTTCTTCTAAATATTGCTTAAGGCCCCGCCTTTTCCGGAACGCCAAACCGAACTCACTCAAAATAACCTCTTTGGTTCCGGCAATTGGGGGAAATCGACACCCATTATCAGGTATGGAAATATCGCGCAATCCTTTTCCTTTTTCAAGACATTGGCTACGGAAAAAGCCTTTAGTCACGATAAGCTCCAAAATACTAACGCCGTATCCCAAAAGCTTCGATTTATGGCCGAAAAATTGATTTCAGTATTTTGAAAACCAAATAAGATGCGACAAGGAAAATGTTTTACCGAAGACGAGAACGAAGTAGCTAGCCTGCTGTTCAGGGTAGCCAAAACCTTGATGGCTTCCGGTGCGCATACCGCCAGAATCGTTAATACTTTGACACGTTTTGCCAACGGGTTCGGGTTTGATGTCGACATTTTCATCACATACGGAGGGATCACCTTCACTTTGTTCCACAAAGACGACCCTAAAATCAGTTGCGTAAAAAGCCACAGTATCTCCATTCACGGCGTCAACCTGTCTTTGGTTGCAGCAATTGGCCACCTTTCTTGGGATGTACTGGAAAAAGAAACCACTCTCAAACAGGTTGTAGCCCGGCTTGACGAACTTGAGAAGAAACCCAGATACTCCAGACTCACCACCTTAGCGATGGTCAGCCTTGCCGACGGCGCTTTCTGTAAACTATTCGGCGGAGATTATT
It encodes the following:
- a CDS encoding OmpA family protein, which encodes MIRRVEILKAWVVALTVFFVLPAKAQRRAVEKLGPAVNSPFDERYPCFSPDGSRLYFTRLYHPDNKGGGKDKGDVWYVELDEKGNPSPAKQLGGKVNNKSENQVLGFSPDGKKMYLAYKYGKNNGRSEGISVSKSKGRSWGAPSDLDFPTMKNDADQLNGSVSHDGKVMLLSMQSYGSYGAEDLYVSFFKNGKWSDPKNLGMTVNSGYQEMTPYLAADNKTLYFASNGHGGFGSYDIFKTERLDDSWTNWTKPQNLGEKVNSAGREYSYLIGPDGETAWYVSTTDSHGYGDIKRIKVQDIGPAPKQVAERAVLEANVEVPVKPEIVAVPTPVAVVETPEPATQPETPEVPAKPVRPVAEPAVPEGPKCNVLLRLRDETNGNDIAGAKVSVNGEVLTPTGSGAFLLSRETEGEIEVEAVADGYMVAHSSILVTKGKTERALALKPITVGSVVKLENVLFSRASDQFLKGSKEALNEVVRLMEENKDMVIEIGGHTDSNGTAKLKMKLSQDRADRVKRYLVEQGIEKRRVKAKGYGSNRPVASNKSEETRKLNRRVEFTILKK
- a CDS encoding threonine/serine exporter family protein — translated: MRQGKCFTEDENEVASLLFRVAKTLMASGAHTARIVNTLTRFANGFGFDVDIFITYGGITFTLFHKDDPKISCVKSHSISIHGVNLSLVAAIGHLSWDVLEKETTLKQVVARLDELEKKPRYSRLTTLAMVSLADGAFCKLFGGDYYGMFLAFVATFIGLFVRQKTLKANLFISVTLASFTASTIASVGVIYNLGETSHIALATTVLFLIPGVPLISAGLDILEGHVSTGIARAFTASGIIASIAAGIMCAMFLLGLGAWKNFMV